Below is a window of Candidatus Dadabacteria bacterium DNA.
GAGACCCGCCTTTGTCCGGAGCGAGCGCGCCCCTCTTTATCCGCCCCTCCCTGACAATGTATAAAACGGCGGCGACAAACGCGATGAAGAAAAACGCCTGCCCAAGAAGCGCCAGCGCGACATGGGTCTGCACCAGCGCCCCCGCCGGGCGCGCGGCGGATTCCGCAACGGGAACGGCGGACGGCAGAGTGGCGGCGAACGCGAGCGTGAATACAAACGCGCCGAGAGACGAGCGGCGCGCCCGCGTTCCCATGGCGAGCAGGGCGGCGGCGGTGAACCATGAGAACAGGAACACCCCCCGGGCAAGCCCCCCGGCAAGCGGCTCTCCGGACGCGACCGCCGCCCACACTCCCGCCGTGTGGGCGGCAAATCCGGCAAGCCCGGCGGCAAACCCCGCCCGGCGAATCCATCCGGCGGGATTTGAGAGCGCCATAAACAGTATCAGCAGCGCGGACGAGGCGAGATAAAGGCAGACGGCGGCCATGCTTGCGGGGTTCACTGCGGCGCCTCCCCCGCTTTGCTTTTGAGAGCGGCGACCAGTTTTTCAATCCCGCCGTTCATCACGGCCT
It encodes the following:
- the ccsA gene encoding cytochrome c biogenesis protein CcsA, producing the protein MNPASMAAVCLYLASSALLILFMALSNPAGWIRRAGFAAGLAGFAAHTAGVWAAVASGEPLAGGLARGVFLFSWFTAAALLAMGTRARRSSLGAFVFTLAFAATLPSAVPVAESAARPAGALVQTHVALALLGQAFFFIAFVAAVLYIVREGRIKRGALAPDKGGSLLPITGLDRVQHISLLCGFPLATLGLALGFVSASSVWGADWQWGGKVTLSVVTWLIYAVLINGRLAHGWKGRKSSLVAIAGFAAIAAAFAASYGP